The nucleotide window CAAGCCGCCGTCAAGGCCGACATGACGAACGTGACTTCGGGCGCGGCCTACTACGCCAAGTTCTGCAACCCCCACGGCGCGACCCTCAACAGCTCCGCCGAGACCACCGAGGACGGTCCTGCAGAGAACGTCCCCGGCTACCCCAAGccagtcatcatcacctctgACGCCATCGTATCCGGCTACTTCCTCGAGGGCGCCGGATACGAAGACGTAGCCGTCATCGCCCTGctcgccttctcctccgACTCCATCGCCGAGTTCCAAGCAGTTGTGCAGGATTTCATCGCCGAAGCCGTCGCAGCCGGCAAGACAAAACTGATCGTCGACTTCCAgaacaacggcggcggctacATCCTCCTCGGTTACGACTTCTTCCGCCAGTTATTTCCCTCCATCGTCCAGGACGGGTTTTCGCGGTGGAAGGAAACCGACTCGTACAACGCCATGGCCCAGATCGTCAGCGACCGCGTCTCCGGGGTCAACCCGTACACCACCCCCGACTACGAGCTGGTAGAGGACTACGAGTCCTGGTTCAACTACCGCTACGACCTCAACCTGACCAACCAACCCTTCCGCTCCTTTGACGCCAAGTTCGCCCCCCACGTCTACCAGGGAACCAAGTACACCAACCTGATGCGCTGGAACCTCAACGACAAcctgaccaccaccaacgagACCTACGGGATGGGCATCGAAATCACCGGCTACGGCTCTCTCAACCCCAGCGTTGTCCAGCAGCCCTTCGACGCAGACAACATCGTCATCCTCTACGACGGCGCGTGCGCCTCCACCTGCACCCTGGCCTCGGAAATGTTGCGGATCCAAGGCGGCGTCCAATCCATCGCCATGGGCGGCCGTCCCAACCACAACCCCATCCAAGGCGTCGGCGGCGTCAAGGGTGCCCAAGTCCTGCAGTACCGCAACATTTACTCATCCGTCCAGAAATACCTCCCCTTCGCCAAGACCGAGTCCCAGAAGAAGGCGCTCTCCAAGTTCAGCATGCTCCCCATCAACCGCAGCGCCGCAGCCGCCGTCAACGTGCGCGACCAGATCCTGCGGGATAACGTCAACGACGGCACGCCTGCCCAGtttgtggtggaggaggccgaCTGCCGCTTGTTTTGGACGTTGGACATGGTCAAGGATGTGAGCGCCGTGTGGAAGCGGGCGGCGGATGTGGCCTTTAACAAGGGCAAGTGTAATGTGGGTGCCATCAAAAAGAAGTCGGGTAAGGGTAAGGGTAAGGGACCTAAGCCTGGTCATGTcggtactgctgctgctgctgctggtggtggtagacCCGGTGCGGGTAAGGGCAATGGGGATGGAGGTAAGAGACTGTCGGAGATTgtgagagaggaggaggaggagaaggccaaaTTTGGTATTTCGAGATTTGGTGGAGACGGAGGCAAGACGCAGCAGCAGATTGAGGATTGGGAGGCGGTCTATCGGTTGGAGGTCATTCCTTGAACGGAATAACATGTTTTGGATATGAAGTatgggaaaggaaagaagggtgGTATCGTATGGAAGATGAGAGTACTTGTTTTGTATAAAGCGAATTGCGTACATAACTGAATGATACCCAAAGATAAACGGATAGCGTGTTCGATGCAAGCTTGCCCGTTGTTGTCAAGTGTAAACAAACAATGAGGTAGCACATTGTATTACTAGATACGAGAAACAAGGAATTTTGCTTCACCACGCCGCACTTGCGCTGCCATGCATTGTTCACGAGGGTCTGAACATATCATATGGGATCGCCAATGCTGAAGATGCGATGTTGCAACTGTCGTATCGCCAAAGATCTGCCCGTTTTGACTTGTTGAGTAGGTCACGTGACGTATTCAGGGCGGCTTTAAAtaccaaaagaaaaaagccACCAAATATCACGGAAGAGTTCGATTTCAAGCAGCAAAACTAAACGCATTACACAAATGCACATGAGTTGTTGTAATCAAGTGTGACTTTTTTAGTCGTCTATCATCTAGAATGTCATGCATCTCTTTCGTTATATCCACGTTGGGtatcctcctttttttttcccctccataCGGGCACACACCATGAAGACATTAGGATAAACAGGACCATCTCGGGGGTCTCCAGTCCCCAAGCGTTCCGAATCCTTGCCTTCCGGCCACCCAGTAGAACGATACGCTGCGACGGTTGTCTCGCAAGAGAAATTATGATCTAAAAGCTCATAACACCAAAGTAGACGCAAAACCCACGATGCCTGACCATGCAAACCGGACCCAGAAAAAGCAACTTTTGATCTCCATTGACAAAGTGAAATCAGTCTTGAACGCACCGCCCATCAACGAGTGATTTAGAAGTCGTCCTCGTCAGAGAAGACCTGTTGAAAATGAGTTAGTGAACCTGCTGACAGAACAATAGGGGACAGTGGATTATTAAACATACCTCCTCACCACGCTTGCGGCGGGCCATacgctccttcttcttcttgcggaGCTCGGCAGAAGAAagcttggccttcttcttggtggaGACGATCTTGTTGCCCATGGCATCgaacttctcctcctcctcaccatcatcctccttgaGACGAGGACCAGAGCCCTGACCCTGAACCCAGTTGTGGCCGGAAGGAGTCATCTTGCCGTCCATGACAGCCCAGACTTCCTCAGTCAAGTCCTTGGTGAACTCGGCAGAGTGGGTAATGATAATGACACCACCCTCGAACTTCTTGAGGGCCTTGGAAAGAGCACCAAGAGAGTCACGGTCGAGATAGTTGGTAGGCTCGTCAAGGACGATCAAGTGAGGACGCTGCCAAGAGCAGGCGGCAAGGACGACCTTGACACGCTGACCACCGGACAGACCGCGCATGCGGGAGTGAGAAACAAGCTCGGCATCGAGACCGAAGTTGGCGCAGTGAGACTCGATCTCCTTGCGGACAAGGGGACGGAACTGACCGGAAGCGAGGGCCTCCTTCATATCGACATCAGCAACCATCTTCTGGTGAGAAGCGAGAAGCTCATTACGGGGCAACCAAGCGTTGTCGGCGGTCATCATAGGGACCCAGCGCTCGTTCTTCATGCCAATGTTCTCGCCGAGGGCGAAAGAGCACTCGTACTCGTAGGAGTTCTTGAACTTTCTACGGCTGTGAATGCCAATGACACGACGGGGAGTGCCCTCGATCTTGAAGACCTTGTTCATGGCCTCCTCATCGGCCTCGGTGATGATCTTGTTGGCACGATCCATGGTCTCACGATCCTCACCAGTCTGGAAACGCCACTGGATGTACTCAGAGGGAGTCTTGTCGAGGTGGTTATCGATATGGGCGAAAGCGTGCTGCTTGATGTAGGCGATACGGATGTTCTCGTGCTGGTAGATCTCACCCTGGGTGGGGATGAGCTCACCAGTGAGGACGTTGATGAGGGTGGACTTGCCGGCACCGTTGGGGCCAATGACGGCAATACGGGAGCCGAGCGAGCACTGGAAGGAGATGTCGGAGATCTGGGGCTTGGCGGTACCGGGGTACTGGAAGGACATCTTGGTGGCACGAAGaatggccttggccttggtcttGACACCCTCGAGGAAACCGGGCTCGGGGAAGGAGAACTCCATTTCGGAGGCACCGAGCTCGTAGTAGGACTTGGCAGAGGGGACACGAGCGACGAAGTCCTTGAGGTTACCACGGTAACGCTTAAGCTTGAAGCGCTCGTAGTGGATAATGTGCTGGCAAACGTTGTCGAGGAAACCAGAGTCGTGAGAGACGATGATGGAAGTGCAAGGGGAGCTCTTGAGGTAATCCTCGAGCCACTTAACGTTCTTGACATCCAAGTGGTTAGTGGGCTCGTCGAGGAGAAGAATATCGGGAGCCTCGAAGACGGCACGGCACAGGGCGAGCTTCATCTTCCAACCACCGGAAAGAGCAGAGATGTCGTTCTTGATCATGTCGGGGCTGAAGCCGAACTCGGCGAGCTTGgcctcgacatcctcgcGGGAGGTATCGACACCAgcctccttgagcttcttcatGGTCCAGTCGATGGTGGTCATCTCAGTGTCCTCGGAGTCAAGGTCGTGCTCAACGAAGACGGTCTTGACCTCGGACTGCTTGGGGAAACCCTCGACCTGCTCGTTGTTAATGGCGCGCATAAGGGTGGACTTGCCGGAACCGTTGGGACCGCAAAGACCGTAGCGCTGGCCACGCTTCAGACGAAGGTGGGTCTGGTTGAGAAGAATCTTGGCACCGTAGGCAAGAGAGAAGGTGCAGTTGCAGAgatcctcaccctcctcatcgtcaGCCTCAGCCTCATCGGCCTCAGCGGCACCGGGGGTGGCCTTCTTGCGGAGGGCATCAGTGACAGCCTCGGACTCAGCGTCACCAACGATGACGGTGAGGTAGGGCTTGACGGCCTCAGCCCAGATGGAGGACTCAGTGGCCTTCTCAGAAACGAGCTGACCAGCAACGGCGGCGATGTACTCGACAATGGCGGTGGACTTCTCGAAAGCAGAGGCGTACTTGCTGCCGAGAACCTCCTTGAGGTGGCCAAGGACGATGTTGATGTCACCGGGGTTCTGAGCCTCGGGGATCTTGCCGTCAACAACGTTACCGACACGGACGAGGGTGTCGAGAGCCTGCTTGGTCTTCTCACGGGCCTCGGGATCAGCGAGGTTGTCGTAGTTCTTCTGGAGAGCGGGCATCATCTTGGGCAAGAAAGGAGCAACAATGTTGGGGTCGTCGACGAGCTTGCACATGTTGTCGACAATGACAGCGGCCTTACGCTTGATGGCGGTGTCGCGCTCGTTGAGACCACGATCAAGGAGAGGAACCATGAGGGCAAGAGTGGGCTCAGTGACCTCAGTGACGAAAGTGGTGGCACCGAGCAAGTGAACGGTCTCGGGGACGTTCTCGGGCTTGGCGATACACTTGATCAACTCAGGGATGAAGCGCTCGATATCACGGTTGACAATAAGCTGGCAAAGCTTCTCCATGGTCTGGTAGGCACgctccttgacctccttctTGGTATCCCACATGGCCTCAGAGATGACGGGGATGAGGTCGGGGACCAGGAGACCGACCTGGACGGGGGCGGTGCGGATGAGGGTGTCAATGAAGTCAAGGGCGGTCATCTTCTCGGGCCACTTCTGGGCGTTGCGGATGGTGTCGATGAGAGGGTTGAGGGTGGCCTTGACAGCGTTGGGGTTGATGGCCTCGGCGATGGCAAGAGCGGCAGCAATGGCGGCGTTCTTGACAGCGGTGATCTTGTCACCAGCGGCAGTGAAGACgctggggaggagggcaacCAAGTAGGGCTCAACATGGGCGGAAACCTCGCTGTGCTGGGCGATGGCCTGGATGGCAGAAAGAGCCTTCTCGCGAGCGGTGGCATCCTTCTTGTTGGCGAGCTGCTTCTTGAGCGCCTCGACAGTCCTATTCGTGATTCACATGTTAGCACAGCGTTCTCCAAATTCTGGTGTCTGTGTTTGTGCGTAGTAGTGAGATTGCCCGACTGGGACACTGCCTGCAGCGATGCACAATGCTCATTTGATGGATCCGACCCCAACAAGAGTCGGGACCTCAAATTTGACATCGTCCTGCTGAGACCACCATATCGGTGACCGATCCTTCGGAGAGGCATTTGTGGTCCATGTCCTTCAGTACGCCCCCACTCCACTTTTAGCGGGGTAGGTACGCTTCGACCGCCAACTGCAATGCTCAATTTTTTCCCAGCGCCAAGGCAGACAGACGCCAGGGGAGGGCAGTGGAGCGGCTGATGCGACCCAGCAAAAATGAAAATTGTGATGTGAGGAAGTCTTACTTGACGGGGGTATCAAGGTCCTGGGTGCGACCGTTGATGAAAGAGGCAACCTCGATGGAAGCCTGCTTGACGGCATCGGCCTCGTTGGCGATGGTGAGCTTCTGCATGAGCTCATCAAGAACCTTGAGGCTCTGGGCGTTCTCCTTGGCGGACATGATGACTGATTTTGTCGTGGAGTCGACTGAAAAAGCTGTTGTCTAGGTCGGAGATCAAATAAGAACAAGTGCCGTCGGTCTGATCGAAACAAGCGACTTGAATGGAAGAGTCGTGGAGGTTTTCGATGGAGGGTCGAAAAGGATTCCTGACTCGAGATCGGCTCTTCTGAAGAAGTCGCGCGAAGAAAAGGTAAAAGACTGAGTGGAGGGCGTTCGCGGAGAACGAAACAGTCGAATAGAAAAGAATGGAGGTCAAACCTgaggaaaaaaggaaaagagaggaGGGCAGTGGATGGGGCCGGGGGACGGAGCAAAATATTTAACCAGGTCCCTGTGGAGTGGTTTTCGCTGGGCGGCGGATTTTGCTGCAGGCGGCGACGGATGTGCGCAcaggctttttttttttctcggtCGTCCGCTTGTGCAGCCCCagcagcaaaaaaaaaaaaaaaaaaaaggtttggGTCCGGTGTGGTGAAGTGGTTGAGGGATCCACTTAGATGGCGCCCGTGGAGGGGGGTACTGCGTCGGGTAGGACTACTAAGGAAGGATGAAGGAGGGGGGTCTGACTCTGGGAGGCAGGGCCTGGGAGGCGTCGTGGCCGAAAAAAAgttttcatttttttctctctttccctgCACTCCTTCACTGGCTGGCGAACGACCCCGCCAGGCAACCTCAAGAACGGGAACCTGGCAACGTGGC belongs to Neurospora crassa OR74A linkage group IV, whole genome shotgun sequence and includes:
- a CDS encoding elongation factor 3, coding for MSAKENAQSLKVLDELMQKLTIANEADAVKQASIEVASFINGRTQDLDTPVKTVEALKKQLANKKDATAREKALSAIQAIAQHSEVSAHVEPYLVALLPSVFTAAGDKITAVKNAAIAAALAIAEAINPNAVKATLNPLIDTIRNAQKWPEKMTALDFIDTLIRTAPVQVGLLVPDLIPVISEAMWDTKKEVKERAYQTMEKLCQLIVNRDIERFIPELIKCIAKPENVPETVHLLGATTFVTEVTEPTLALMVPLLDRGLNERDTAIKRKAAVIVDNMCKLVDDPNIVAPFLPKMMPALQKNYDNLADPEAREKTKQALDTLVRVGNVVDGKIPEAQNPGDINIVLGHLKEVLGSKYASAFEKSTAIVEYIAAVAGQLVSEKATESSIWAEAVKPYLTVIVGDAESEAVTDALRKKATPGAAEADEAEADDEEGEDLCNCTFSLAYGAKILLNQTHLRLKRGQRYGLCGPNGSGKSTLMRAINNEQVEGFPKQSEVKTVFVEHDLDSEDTEMTTIDWTMKKLKEAGVDTSREDVEAKLAEFGFSPDMIKNDISALSGGWKMKLALCRAVFEAPDILLLDEPTNHLDVKNVKWLEDYLKSSPCTSIIVSHDSGFLDNVCQHIIHYERFKLKRYRGNLKDFVARVPSAKSYYELGASEMEFSFPEPGFLEGVKTKAKAILRATKMSFQYPGTAKPQISDISFQCSLGSRIAVIGPNGAGKSTLINVLTGELIPTQGEIYQHENIRIAYIKQHAFAHIDNHLDKTPSEYIQWRFQTGEDRETMDRANKIITEADEEAMNKVFKIEGTPRRVIGIHSRRKFKNSYEYECSFALGENIGMKNERWVPMMTADNAWLPRNELLASHQKMVADVDMKEALASGQFRPLVRKEIESHCANFGLDAELVSHSRMRGLSGGQRVKVVLAACSWQRPHLIVLDEPTNYLDRDSLGALSKALKKFEGGVIIITHSAEFTKDLTEEVWAVMDGKMTPSGHNWVQGQGSGPRLKEDDGEEEEKFDAMGNKIVSTKKKAKLSSAELRKKKKERMARRKRGEEVFSDEDDF